From a single Chitinophaga sp. Cy-1792 genomic region:
- a CDS encoding UBP-type zinc finger domain-containing protein, which yields MAQEEICPHMKALTELKQAKTYECEECVKIGSDWVHLRTCQTCGATLCCDQSPHQHMTAHNHHTHHPVISSAEPGERWLYCYEDDSFAEY from the coding sequence ATGGCTCAGGAAGAAATCTGTCCACACATGAAGGCATTGACGGAATTAAAACAGGCTAAAACCTATGAGTGCGAAGAATGCGTTAAAATAGGTTCAGACTGGGTACATCTCCGTACCTGCCAGACCTGCGGTGCAACGCTCTGTTGCGACCAATCGCCACACCAGCATATGACAGCGCATAACCACCATACCCATCACCCGGTGATTTCCTCCGCCGAACCCGGAGAACGCTGGTTATATTGTTATGAAGACGATAGTTTTGCAGAATATTAA
- a CDS encoding Ada metal-binding domain-containing protein: MKFNDKYFGMQHHVGLGDTAAARQKALFRLIHQGLVQWGGNKKDKIYGLLSCRAGRRMKVENRVFFSSESEAIAHGYRPCGACMRTEYEEWKRHKKD; the protein is encoded by the coding sequence TTGAAATTTAACGATAAATATTTTGGTATGCAACATCATGTCGGGTTAGGGGATACAGCCGCAGCAAGACAAAAAGCCTTATTCCGGCTGATTCATCAGGGTTTGGTGCAATGGGGAGGAAATAAAAAAGATAAAATTTATGGATTGCTTTCCTGTCGGGCTGGTCGTAGGATGAAGGTGGAGAACCGTGTGTTTTTTAGCAGTGAATCCGAGGCGATCGCCCATGGATACCGGCCTTGCGGCGCCTGTATGCGTACAGAATACGAGGAATGGAAACGCCATAAAAAAGACTGA
- a CDS encoding alpha/beta hydrolase, whose amino-acid sequence MAQAVKFKNRTWDMAGNLFLPSNFDQTKKYAAIVCVHPGSSVKEQTAGIYAAKLAAEGFVTLSFDASFQGESGGEPRYIEDPAMRVEDIHAAVDYLTTLHYIDENRIGVLGVCAGGGYAANAAMTERRIKAVGTVAGANIGRLYREGNPIQTLEAIAQQRTAEARGAEPMITSWIPNTPEEAQAAGVKDIDVLQAVDYYRTPRGQYPTACNKLRFISMANIMTFDAFHLAEKLLTQPLQIITGSVAGAFGSAKDGQELFERAASKQKDLYVIEGASHYDLYDGPEYVAQAVDKLVPFYKENL is encoded by the coding sequence ATGGCACAGGCAGTAAAATTCAAAAACAGGACCTGGGATATGGCAGGAAACCTCTTCTTACCATCCAACTTTGACCAGACTAAAAAATACGCGGCCATCGTTTGTGTACATCCCGGTAGTAGTGTTAAAGAACAAACAGCAGGTATATATGCAGCCAAACTGGCCGCAGAAGGCTTTGTAACCCTCTCCTTCGACGCATCATTCCAGGGAGAAAGCGGCGGAGAACCCCGCTACATCGAAGATCCGGCCATGCGCGTAGAAGACATCCACGCAGCAGTAGATTATCTGACCACACTCCATTATATAGATGAAAATCGTATAGGCGTACTCGGTGTATGTGCAGGCGGTGGCTATGCTGCCAATGCAGCCATGACAGAACGCCGCATCAAGGCAGTGGGTACTGTTGCCGGCGCCAATATCGGCCGCCTCTACAGAGAAGGTAATCCCATCCAGACACTGGAAGCCATCGCGCAGCAACGCACTGCCGAAGCACGTGGCGCTGAACCAATGATCACCAGCTGGATTCCCAACACACCTGAAGAAGCACAGGCTGCCGGCGTGAAAGATATTGACGTATTGCAGGCAGTTGATTATTACAGAACTCCACGCGGACAATACCCTACAGCCTGTAATAAATTACGCTTTATCAGCATGGCTAATATCATGACCTTCGACGCCTTTCACCTGGCAGAAAAATTACTGACACAACCACTCCAGATCATTACCGGATCTGTTGCCGGTGCATTCGGTTCTGCAAAAGATGGCCAGGAATTGTTTGAACGTGCTGCCAGCAAACAAAAAGACCTGTATGTAATTGAAGGGGCTTCTCACTATGACCTCTATGACGGCCCGGAATACGTGGCACAGGCGGTAGATAAATTAGTACCGTTCTATAAAGAAAATCTTTAA
- a CDS encoding AraC family transcriptional regulator, whose amino-acid sequence MKNELLTTAGEIKNINLRLKGFKIYEVANTMEGLPEYSRKDFFKICLHHGSSTIHYADKSVALKGYSLFFGTPHIPYSWHVESARHNSFSCIFTEDFLNNNERLKSLQESPIFKIGGTPVFSLTKETYDFIRSIFKKMLEEQDSSYQYKDELIRNYINLIIHEAHKLQPSEEFYTSNAASRIAAMFLELLERQFPIDTPHQSLETKHPQDFAALLNIHVNHLNRAVKQTTGKTTKDHITDRITAEARALLLHTNWNVADIAYALGFEYPTYFNNFFKRVTGTTPNAFRKQPIV is encoded by the coding sequence ATGAAAAATGAGTTGCTGACCACAGCCGGCGAGATAAAAAATATCAACCTGCGACTGAAAGGTTTCAAAATATATGAGGTAGCGAATACCATGGAAGGCTTGCCGGAATATTCACGGAAAGACTTCTTTAAGATATGTCTGCACCATGGCAGCAGCACCATTCACTACGCTGATAAAAGCGTGGCGCTGAAAGGCTACAGCCTCTTCTTTGGCACGCCGCACATACCCTACTCCTGGCATGTAGAGTCCGCCAGGCATAACAGTTTCAGCTGCATCTTCACGGAAGACTTCCTCAACAATAATGAACGGCTGAAAAGTCTGCAGGAATCGCCCATTTTTAAAATCGGTGGCACACCTGTATTCAGCCTGACTAAAGAAACCTATGACTTTATCCGGTCTATCTTTAAAAAGATGCTGGAAGAACAGGATTCCAGCTACCAGTATAAAGATGAGCTGATCAGGAACTATATCAACCTGATCATTCATGAAGCGCACAAGCTGCAGCCTTCTGAGGAGTTTTATACCTCCAATGCCGCCAGCCGCATCGCCGCTATGTTCCTGGAGCTGCTGGAACGGCAGTTCCCGATAGACACACCGCATCAATCGCTGGAAACAAAGCACCCGCAAGACTTTGCCGCCCTGCTCAATATACACGTCAATCATCTCAACAGAGCTGTAAAACAAACCACAGGCAAAACTACAAAAGACCATATTACAGACAGGATTACGGCTGAAGCAAGGGCGCTGCTACTTCATACCAACTGGAATGTGGCGGATATCGCCTATGCGCTTGGATTTGAATACCCCACCTATTTTAACAATTTCTTTAAACGGGTAACAGGCACTACCCCTAACGCCTTTCGAAAACAACCTATTGTTTGA
- a CDS encoding ester cyclase, translated as MENQKTKEELNKEIVVRWFTHFWGETADLSIVDEIAAPDMLLKYSLHEPRNGREDIKDFMTDFRAAFPDLQFWGTADLIAEGDYVVGQWEGGGTHTGTAFGDFLAGSLPEATGRKMHFTGTTVLKIVDGKIVEEIGLDDGITALTQLGLIKTV; from the coding sequence ATGGAAAATCAAAAAACAAAAGAAGAGCTAAACAAAGAAATAGTGGTACGTTGGTTTACACACTTCTGGGGTGAAACAGCAGACCTTTCCATTGTAGATGAAATTGCTGCACCTGATATGTTATTGAAATATTCATTGCATGAACCACGCAATGGTCGCGAAGACATTAAGGATTTCATGACAGATTTCCGTGCAGCATTCCCTGATTTGCAGTTCTGGGGCACTGCCGACCTGATTGCTGAAGGAGATTATGTAGTAGGCCAATGGGAAGGCGGCGGCACCCACACAGGCACTGCTTTTGGCGACTTCCTTGCAGGTTCACTCCCGGAAGCTACCGGAAGAAAAATGCATTTCACCGGAACAACCGTACTGAAAATTGTAGACGGAAAAATCGTTGAAGAAATTGGTCTTGATGATGGTATTACTGCCTTAACGCAATTAGGCTTAATAAAAACTGTCTAA
- a CDS encoding RagB/SusD family nutrient uptake outer membrane protein, which produces MKFTTIKRWSLAVCVAASPLLYSSCNKMLDIKPTDQVDEEDIFQSVSTVNRAVLGVYAGWAPEYTLRIGAVLADECAIGPKNAGVNGDAQLLYRWSYTGFDPEIAAPWTNGYQVINRANRILAGLNKVPVQNEADSSVKQQLEGELLAIRAFEHFELYRIYASSYLSGGLAVPYITDADINNKPSRPSTADFMAKLQQDLDEALKDIGDGTDNTRMNKQALYALKARIALYSSNWSNALLFADKAVANATLATSDEFPAIWTDKSNAEVIFKLKRTNQSSIRPGDIWKNAGLGIIYFAPSQQLLQAYDDQTDIRATAYFDHDPSLEADGQLPDIITKYKGTDGAENRNDVKVFRVAEMYLIRAEAYAQSGNLAAATDQLNALRSARIKDYKAETFSSLQEIKTAIATERWKELAFEGHRFFDLKRWEKPVVRETETLTPNDIYYHIPIPQAEVLSNPNIKPNNSGW; this is translated from the coding sequence ATGAAATTTACAACTATAAAAAGATGGTCATTGGCTGTTTGTGTAGCCGCATCTCCCCTACTCTATTCTTCCTGCAATAAAATGCTGGACATCAAACCTACCGACCAGGTAGATGAAGAAGATATCTTCCAGTCTGTTTCCACTGTAAACCGTGCCGTGCTGGGCGTATATGCCGGCTGGGCGCCTGAATACACCTTGCGTATAGGTGCTGTATTGGCTGACGAGTGCGCGATAGGACCTAAAAACGCTGGTGTTAATGGCGACGCCCAGCTGCTGTACCGATGGTCGTATACAGGCTTTGATCCTGAAATAGCCGCACCCTGGACAAACGGCTACCAGGTCATTAACCGCGCTAACCGAATACTCGCCGGCCTGAATAAAGTACCCGTGCAGAATGAAGCGGATAGCAGTGTGAAACAGCAACTGGAAGGCGAACTACTGGCCATCCGTGCCTTCGAACATTTCGAACTGTATCGTATATACGCCAGCTCTTATCTTTCCGGCGGACTGGCAGTACCTTACATCACTGATGCCGATATTAACAACAAGCCTTCCCGCCCTTCCACCGCGGACTTCATGGCTAAACTCCAGCAAGACCTCGACGAGGCCTTAAAAGATATAGGTGATGGCACAGATAATACCCGCATGAACAAACAGGCACTGTATGCCCTGAAAGCCAGGATAGCATTATATTCCAGCAACTGGAGCAATGCGCTGTTGTTTGCAGACAAAGCCGTTGCCAATGCAACACTGGCTACCAGCGATGAATTTCCGGCCATATGGACAGACAAAAGCAATGCAGAAGTAATCTTCAAACTGAAAAGAACGAATCAAAGCAGCATCAGGCCTGGTGATATTTGGAAAAATGCGGGCTTAGGTATTATCTACTTCGCCCCTTCGCAACAGCTGCTGCAAGCCTACGACGACCAGACGGACATCCGTGCCACCGCCTATTTCGACCATGACCCTTCACTCGAAGCAGATGGACAGCTCCCTGATATCATCACGAAATATAAAGGAACAGACGGCGCTGAAAATAGAAACGATGTTAAAGTATTCCGCGTAGCAGAAATGTACCTTATCCGTGCAGAAGCCTATGCACAATCTGGCAACCTGGCAGCAGCCACCGATCAGCTAAACGCACTCAGATCCGCTCGTATAAAGGATTACAAGGCAGAAACATTTTCAAGTCTGCAGGAGATAAAAACAGCCATAGCTACGGAAAGATGGAAGGAATTAGCTTTTGAAGGTCATCGCTTTTTTGATCTCAAACGATGGGAAAAGCCAGTAGTAAGGGAAACAGAGACATTAACACCTAATGATATCTATTACCATATTCCAATACCTCAGGCAGAAGTACTGAGCAATCCAAATATTAAACCTAATAATAGTGGTTGGTAA
- a CDS encoding SusC/RagA family TonB-linked outer membrane protein, giving the protein MKFYFTSLLGICIFTGSVSAQERQLHGIVADSTNGQPLPGVTVAIPGTGTGVITDAQGKFIIQLPSGARKLLCTYMGYREKEVIVGNTNHSLQILLAGSSQALQGVVVTGYTQQSKSRTTGAITSVPTGVTTQAPVGSFDVMLQGRAPGLYVGTPTGQPGEPGRVSIRGLGSINGDVNPLYVIDGVPVSNNSFSALNPEDFETISVLKDAAATAAYGSRAANGVIIITTKKGKAWEDGKVRVNYRNQFGISSLNSAKWDMMNTNERLQFEEILKDPTLPGWAYSPNNPQKIVNGAAVPKTLEDYTYGNAVLDSMRQINTDWRKQLLRQGRMQSHSLNISGGNDKTVFYLSGSYFNQEGIALNSGLERYSLRGNIQNRSGRFRTTLNMGLSAATVKYIQDEGVAEEGGAAVGGGGITEKNPIAALYYALPYESRYGKPGVGNYGANALDAYANSMKKDNQLKAVLSLNETVDLTKDLQLTGTVGMDFQQSNTTEYLNPDSWYGQLVTNGNQGYYQRGLANRLGLVGTGGFRYNKHWNTHHEIEANLLAEINKITGNGFGFRGYGLVSELHNTPAGVTPGTPDNNFIPDISGQTTPNRMLVSQIGLFRYSYDDRYTITASLRRDGSSQVPADNRYKLFYAIGGNWNILAENFMKSQSAFSNLRMRASYGLTGNAGGFTSDYGYKTLYGSADYNGGKALIPITPGNPAYNWEMNNIADVGLEFGFFHNRLRGEVDVYNRVTKGLFVNRNLSLTTGFPTIATNSGKVRNRGVELMLEGDVIKQKDFSMTLGLNFAYNKNRILSLGEEEQIFSDEVTMNMVGKPLGSFYAVRWKGVDPQTGAPLYLDKDGKETNVYNPDDAVPLNATYDPPVMGGATLSIRWKRLEFSTLISFIHGMSRLNYPDMYAHSGSAAYRRYSQSRDMLSIWQKPGDISNYAGAQYATYVTSRDITSADYVKLRNITIGYNIPVSGATKGAIRNLKVFASGQNLFSIMKWRGFDPEDANDIAQYEYPMPRIITGGIQVGF; this is encoded by the coding sequence ATGAAATTTTATTTTACCTCTCTACTGGGCATATGCATATTTACAGGTAGTGTATCTGCCCAGGAACGGCAGCTACATGGTATTGTAGCCGATTCTACCAACGGACAGCCGCTACCGGGTGTTACCGTAGCCATACCAGGAACAGGAACCGGTGTCATTACAGATGCACAGGGAAAATTCATTATCCAGTTACCCTCAGGCGCCAGAAAATTACTGTGTACGTACATGGGTTACCGTGAGAAAGAAGTAATTGTTGGCAATACGAACCATTCACTGCAAATATTGCTGGCAGGGTCTTCGCAGGCACTGCAGGGAGTGGTGGTAACCGGCTACACGCAGCAAAGCAAATCCAGAACTACCGGCGCCATTACCAGTGTGCCCACTGGTGTTACCACGCAAGCGCCCGTTGGATCCTTCGACGTAATGCTGCAAGGCCGCGCTCCTGGCCTGTATGTGGGCACTCCCACCGGACAGCCCGGCGAACCCGGACGCGTATCCATCCGCGGACTGGGCTCCATCAACGGGGATGTAAACCCACTCTATGTAATTGATGGCGTGCCTGTTTCCAACAACTCTTTTTCGGCACTCAACCCGGAAGATTTTGAAACAATCAGCGTATTGAAGGATGCGGCCGCAACTGCCGCCTATGGCTCCCGCGCAGCAAACGGTGTGATCATCATCACCACCAAAAAAGGAAAAGCATGGGAAGATGGGAAAGTTCGTGTCAACTATCGCAATCAGTTTGGTATCTCCTCGCTCAACAGCGCTAAATGGGACATGATGAATACCAACGAACGGTTGCAGTTCGAAGAAATACTAAAAGACCCAACCCTGCCGGGATGGGCCTACTCTCCAAATAATCCGCAGAAAATTGTCAACGGTGCAGCAGTACCGAAAACACTGGAAGACTACACCTATGGCAACGCCGTACTCGATAGTATGCGCCAGATCAATACAGACTGGCGCAAGCAACTGCTGCGTCAGGGCCGTATGCAGTCTCACAGTCTGAATATCTCCGGAGGAAATGATAAAACGGTATTCTATCTTTCCGGTTCTTATTTTAATCAGGAAGGTATTGCACTGAATTCAGGATTGGAAAGATATAGTCTGCGTGGCAATATCCAGAACCGCAGTGGTAGGTTCCGTACAACGCTCAATATGGGCTTATCTGCGGCCACAGTGAAATATATACAGGACGAAGGTGTGGCAGAAGAAGGTGGCGCTGCTGTTGGCGGCGGTGGCATCACGGAAAAGAATCCTATTGCTGCCCTGTATTATGCGCTGCCATATGAATCGCGCTATGGCAAGCCAGGCGTAGGCAATTACGGCGCCAATGCCCTCGATGCCTATGCCAACAGCATGAAAAAGGATAATCAGCTGAAGGCCGTACTGTCGCTGAATGAAACAGTAGACCTCACCAAAGACCTGCAACTGACGGGTACTGTGGGTATGGACTTCCAGCAAAGTAATACTACAGAATACCTCAATCCTGACTCCTGGTACGGGCAACTGGTCACCAACGGCAACCAGGGCTATTATCAGCGCGGACTCGCCAACAGACTTGGTCTCGTAGGTACAGGAGGATTCCGGTACAATAAACACTGGAACACCCACCACGAAATAGAAGCCAATCTCCTCGCAGAAATCAATAAGATCACCGGCAACGGGTTCGGATTCAGAGGTTACGGACTGGTATCAGAATTACATAACACACCTGCCGGTGTTACACCAGGCACGCCTGATAATAACTTCATCCCGGATATCAGCGGACAAACAACTCCCAACCGTATGTTGGTATCTCAGATAGGGCTGTTCCGCTATTCCTACGACGACCGCTATACGATTACCGCCAGCCTGCGCCGCGACGGTTCTTCCCAGGTACCCGCGGATAACAGGTACAAACTGTTCTACGCGATTGGTGGTAACTGGAATATACTGGCAGAGAACTTCATGAAATCACAGTCGGCCTTCAGCAACCTGCGTATGCGCGCCAGCTATGGCCTTACAGGTAATGCAGGCGGCTTCACCAGCGACTATGGCTATAAAACATTATATGGCTCCGCAGATTATAACGGCGGCAAGGCATTGATCCCCATAACTCCAGGTAATCCGGCCTATAACTGGGAAATGAATAACATCGCTGATGTAGGATTGGAATTCGGATTCTTCCACAACCGTCTTCGTGGTGAAGTAGATGTTTATAACCGCGTTACCAAAGGATTGTTTGTGAACAGAAATCTTTCCCTTACTACCGGCTTCCCTACGATAGCCACCAATTCGGGAAAGGTCAGGAACCGCGGCGTGGAACTGATGCTGGAAGGAGATGTAATCAAACAAAAAGATTTCTCCATGACCCTTGGACTGAACTTCGCGTATAACAAAAACAGGATTTTAAGTCTGGGAGAAGAAGAACAGATTTTCTCCGACGAGGTAACCATGAACATGGTAGGAAAGCCACTGGGTAGCTTCTACGCGGTAAGATGGAAAGGTGTGGACCCGCAGACAGGCGCCCCGCTCTACCTCGACAAAGACGGAAAGGAAACCAATGTCTACAATCCTGATGATGCCGTTCCTTTAAACGCTACCTACGACCCTCCGGTAATGGGCGGCGCTACACTGAGCATTCGCTGGAAACGCCTGGAATTCAGTACGCTTATCAGTTTCATTCATGGCATGTCGCGACTCAACTATCCTGATATGTACGCACATTCCGGCAGCGCTGCCTACCGCAGGTACAGCCAGTCCAGGGATATGCTGAGTATCTGGCAGAAACCAGGGGACATCAGCAACTATGCGGGTGCACAATATGCCACTTATGTTACCAGCAGAGATATTACCAGCGCGGATTATGTCAAGCTGAGAAATATAACTATCGGCTACAACATCCCTGTTTCCGGCGCCACCAAAGGAGCTATCAGGAACCTGAAAGTATTTGCCTCCGGTCAGAACCTCTTTTCCATCATGAAGTGGAGAGGCTTCGATCCTGAAGACGCCAACGACATTGCCCAATACGAATACCCAATGCCGCGTATCATCACCGGTGGCATACAGGTAGGCTTTTAA
- a CDS encoding response regulator transcription factor → MNILLIEDEPKVAAFIKKGLENFQHTVTVAYDGQDGYHAAMQQDFSVVILDRLLPTLSGLDVCRRIKHMKKGLPILMLTALGTVQDIVQGFENGADDYLTKPFHFDELMARIQALHRRGMTLNPGAVYQVADLVMDCYNHIVKRGEKEIALTVKEYSLLEVFMTNKNRVLTRTYLAETVWGINFSRGTNLIDVYVNYLRSKVDKGFDTPLIQTVVGVGYVMRDK, encoded by the coding sequence ATGAATATCTTACTAATTGAAGACGAACCTAAAGTAGCAGCATTTATCAAAAAAGGACTGGAAAATTTTCAGCATACTGTTACTGTAGCCTACGACGGACAAGACGGCTATCATGCCGCCATGCAACAGGATTTCAGCGTTGTTATACTGGACAGGTTACTCCCCACCCTGTCGGGCCTGGATGTATGCCGCCGTATCAAGCATATGAAAAAGGGATTGCCCATACTCATGCTCACCGCACTGGGCACCGTGCAGGACATCGTTCAGGGCTTCGAAAACGGCGCCGACGACTACCTCACCAAACCTTTTCACTTCGATGAGCTGATGGCCAGGATTCAGGCCCTGCACCGCCGCGGCATGACCCTAAACCCAGGCGCTGTCTACCAGGTAGCTGATCTCGTCATGGATTGCTATAACCATATCGTGAAACGCGGGGAAAAAGAGATAGCACTTACCGTGAAAGAGTATTCCCTACTGGAAGTTTTTATGACCAATAAAAACAGGGTACTCACGAGGACCTATCTGGCAGAAACCGTATGGGGCATTAATTTCAGCAGGGGCACCAACCTGATCGACGTGTATGTCAATTACCTGCGATCCAAGGTAGATAAGGGCTTCGACACACCACTCATACAAACGGTAGTAGGTGTTGGTTACGTCATGCGGGATAAATAA
- a CDS encoding ATP-binding protein, whose protein sequence is MKLIDVNLTKLITVGINKNNSIGENGAIRNVNLISLLTIICTSIFSVALYFLTKEPLIYVPVIFEGLLFGSLLWFNYKGWYRLTGYLVTIINCCAITYYSAVLGRIMEVYLLFIFVLSVSIIVHFERRQQVICMIIALLALCICTVNYHFRFVQPIVDKQGTETINWIVLGLILFLDCASIIVTHSYIQDLFKSIRKSNRDLRIAHNKLNKTNQQLAENLEVVNKQRNELEILNKYKQEYLQLSNHELRAPLNAITLISQLLYHSSITKKESAHLRFYTQALYQASIYVKDLVNQNLSVGAIDYGILNNIKISSIHIRSFIENLIEIHAYVGMAKNVKIVSQVKDLPECIETDENILRLIIANLLSNAVKYTASNSTITLHASGKDGQLTIAVLDQGTGIPEEQLDLIFEKYFSMATNPNQIMNSSGVGLAFTKKAVELLGGEILVSNRPEGGAVFEVVMPLVPGDPAAPQRNMNDIAILKLKFPHLRVLLVEDNYLSQIMMEKAMQELGCQFQIAGTVADGIAAVAKEDFNIILLDAILPDGDAGTFLSILRKTMHKEMPVIVCSGNLMDETIQGYLEAGANDFVRKPYHFSEIAGMMLLYGANGATETTRDR, encoded by the coding sequence ATGAAACTAATCGATGTAAACCTTACTAAACTTATTACTGTAGGAATTAATAAAAATAACTCCATCGGAGAAAACGGCGCCATCAGAAACGTAAACCTGATTAGCCTGTTAACAATTATATGTACATCCATCTTCTCTGTTGCGCTCTATTTCCTGACAAAAGAACCGCTGATATATGTGCCCGTAATTTTTGAAGGGCTGCTCTTCGGTTCCCTGTTATGGTTCAATTATAAAGGCTGGTACCGCCTTACCGGGTACCTCGTTACCATCATCAACTGCTGCGCCATCACCTATTATAGCGCAGTGTTGGGCCGCATCATGGAAGTATACCTGCTCTTCATCTTCGTACTGAGTGTATCTATCATCGTACACTTCGAACGCAGACAGCAGGTAATCTGTATGATCATCGCCCTCCTGGCACTGTGTATCTGCACGGTCAACTACCATTTCCGGTTCGTACAACCCATCGTCGACAAACAAGGTACGGAAACCATCAACTGGATCGTGCTGGGACTGATCCTGTTTCTCGATTGCGCCTCCATCATCGTGACGCATTCCTATATACAGGATTTGTTCAAGTCTATACGTAAATCAAACCGCGACCTCCGCATTGCACACAACAAACTGAATAAAACCAATCAGCAGCTCGCGGAAAACCTCGAGGTAGTCAACAAACAAAGGAACGAACTGGAAATCCTCAACAAATACAAACAGGAATACCTGCAACTCAGCAACCATGAGCTGAGAGCACCACTGAATGCTATCACGCTGATCAGTCAGTTGTTATACCATTCTTCCATTACAAAAAAAGAAAGCGCACATCTTCGCTTCTATACACAGGCACTCTACCAGGCAAGCATATACGTAAAAGATCTTGTCAACCAGAATCTATCTGTTGGCGCCATCGATTATGGTATCTTAAATAATATTAAAATCAGTTCCATACACATCAGGTCATTTATAGAGAATCTTATTGAAATACACGCCTATGTGGGCATGGCAAAAAATGTAAAAATTGTGAGTCAGGTAAAAGACCTGCCGGAATGTATAGAAACAGATGAGAACATTCTCCGGCTGATCATTGCCAATCTGCTCTCCAATGCCGTGAAGTATACCGCTTCCAATAGTACGATTACCTTACATGCCAGCGGTAAAGACGGTCAGCTCACCATTGCGGTGCTCGACCAGGGCACAGGTATACCGGAAGAGCAGCTCGACCTGATTTTTGAGAAATATTTCAGTATGGCCACCAACCCTAACCAGATCATGAACTCCAGCGGTGTAGGACTTGCCTTCACCAAAAAGGCAGTGGAACTGCTGGGCGGAGAGATCCTGGTATCTAACCGGCCCGAAGGCGGCGCCGTGTTTGAGGTGGTAATGCCATTGGTTCCCGGCGATCCTGCTGCACCACAGCGGAACATGAACGATATCGCCATTCTGAAGCTGAAATTCCCGCATTTACGGGTATTGCTGGTAGAAGATAACTACCTCTCGCAGATCATGATGGAAAAAGCCATGCAGGAACTGGGCTGCCAGTTTCAGATAGCAGGCACCGTAGCTGACGGTATCGCGGCAGTGGCGAAGGAAGACTTCAACATCATACTGCTGGATGCCATCCTTCCTGATGGGGATGCTGGTACTTTTCTGTCTATCTTAAGAAAAACAATGCACAAGGAAATGCCGGTGATCGTTTGCAGCGGCAACCTGATGGACGAAACCATCCAGGGCTACCTGGAGGCCGGCGCCAACGACTTTGTCAGAAAGCCGTATCATTTCTCTGAAATTGCCGGCATGATGCTCTTGTATGGCGCCAATGGTGCCACAGAAACTACCCGGGACAGATAA
- a CDS encoding nuclear transport factor 2 family protein — MEQANINRDIAASLLTAMGNRDIAAILSFFGENTDWYIPGDEANVPWLGKRQYKSEIADFYKLLWENTVPIDASIAGIFTNGNQVVISGEFTTLMTKKKETVQSMFFIHMIIENGLITRYRLLEDSFAVSAAM; from the coding sequence ATGGAACAGGCAAATATCAACCGGGACATCGCCGCTTCTTTACTGACAGCCATGGGCAATAGAGACATTGCAGCTATCCTTTCTTTCTTTGGAGAAAATACGGACTGGTACATCCCCGGCGACGAAGCCAATGTGCCCTGGCTGGGAAAACGACAGTATAAAAGCGAAATAGCAGATTTTTACAAGCTACTCTGGGAAAATACGGTACCAATAGACGCCAGTATTGCCGGTATCTTTACCAACGGCAACCAGGTGGTGATTAGCGGGGAATTCACTACCCTTATGACTAAAAAGAAGGAAACGGTTCAGTCTATGTTCTTTATTCATATGATAATAGAAAATGGACTCATCACCAGGTACAGGCTTTTAGAAGATTCTTTTGCCGTATCCGCCGCCATGTAA